One window of the Labrus mixtus unplaced genomic scaffold, fLabMix1.1 SCAFFOLD_142, whole genome shotgun sequence genome contains the following:
- the pdzk1ip1 gene encoding PDZK1-interacting protein 1 → MEKLGVVISCLLMTVGGVTAQTVQPSERLLPQWLTGIIALVGFLFLTFVVFLMKKAWCDESGRKKSSAEAVTGNDFVSTEESTSLDLVRRKTEMRQEESETENIYEITLDLVRNDDRNAFNNHAFENTEEKVTSM, encoded by the exons ATGGAGAAACTCGGTGtggtcatttcctgtttgttgaTGACGGTCGGGGGGGTGACGGCGCAGACAG TTCAGCCCAGCGAGCGTCTGCTCCCTCAGTGGCTCACCGGGATCATCGCCCTCGTCGggttcctcttcctcaccttcGTCGTCTTCCTGATGAAGAAGGCGTGGTGTGACGAGTCCGGCAG GAAAAAGAGTTCGGCTGAGGCAGTGACAGGAAACGACTTCGTTTCGACCGAAGAGTCCACGAGTCTGGACCTGGTCAG GAGGAAAACGGAAATGAGACAGGAAGAGTCCGAGACAGAAAACATCTACGAGATCACTCTGGACCTGGTCAG GAACGACGACAGGAACGCCTTCAACAACCACGCGTTTGAAAACACCGAAGAAAAGGTGACCTCCATGTGA